One region of Solea senegalensis isolate Sse05_10M linkage group LG14, IFAPA_SoseM_1, whole genome shotgun sequence genomic DNA includes:
- the tmed5 gene encoding transmembrane emp24 domain-containing protein 5, producing the protein MELLRTFVCVLSVLVSERFVALDAFSQSMDSDFTFTLPAGRKECFYQTMKEDASLEIEYQVLDGAGLDVDFFIFSPSGNVLFSDYHKSDGVHTVETEEGDYMFCFDNTFSSLSEKIIFFELILDNVEVDEDHDDWKEYVHGTDMVDMKLEDIMDTINSVKARLSKSVQIQTVLRAFEARDRNIQESNFDRVNLWSVINLIIMMLVSAVQVYVVRSLFEDKRKIRT; encoded by the exons ATGGAGCTACTCcgaacatttgtgtgtgttttatcagtgTTAGTCTCGGAGAGGTTTGTGGCGCTTGATGCCTTCTCTCAGTCTATGGACAGTGACTTCACGTTCACTCTACCCGCCGGTCGAAAGGAGTGTTTCTACCAGACCATGAAGGAGGACGCCTCGCTGGAAATTGAATATCAG GTATTAGATGGTGCAGGCCTTGATGTAGattttttcatcttctctccCTCTGGCAACGTTCTCTTCAGTGACTACCACAAATCAGATGGGGTACACAC CGTTGAAACCGAAGAAGGAGACTACATGTTCTGCTTTGATAACACATTTAGTTCCCTCTCTGAGAAGATCATCTTCTTTGAGTTGATCCTGGACAATGTGGAAGTAGATGAAGACCATGATGACTGGAAGGAATATGTTCATGGAACAGACATGGTGGATATGAAGCTAGAAGACATTATG GACACGATCAACAGTGTTAAGGCTCGGCTTAGCAAAAGTGTACAGATCCAAACAGTGCTGCGAGCATTTGAGGCTCGAGACAGGAACATCCAGGAGAGCAACTTTGACAGAGTGAACCTTTGGTCTGTAATAAATCTCATCATCATGATGTTGGTGTCAGCGGTTCAGGTCTACGTAGTTCGCTCGCTGTTTGAAGATAAAAGGAAAATCCGTACATAA
- the pigc gene encoding phosphatidylinositol N-acetylglucosaminyltransferase subunit C isoform X1, which produces MFGKIAPTCLHTNLCLCVVRAMGPDSAPDPTVPWRKVLWERQPFPDNYVDQRFLEELRRNEGLRHYHYWAVVKEAGFVGQQLSCVAIFITLWLYMEQGLLTPEMLLVTSLTCAVLGYGLHQALTSQVESGCEPRTHLADLQSATIFLSFTFGFSPVLKTLTESVSTDTVYAMSALMLLAHLVSFPYAQPSPPGSLSLNAALFASVCLASRLPGALHTFAMLSCALLVFALWPCLLQRLRDKAPSHFTGVCVGMCIGGVGGLSSQSFGGAVLLALALGSVTFLCPLLLVRLQRHKDNIQGPWDEAEIHEDLIHFLQ; this is translated from the exons ATGTTTGGTAAAATAGCACCAACATGCCTTCATAcaaatctgtgtctgtgtgtggttagGGCGATGGGGCCAGACAGTGCCCCAGATCCAACAGTGCCCTGGCGGAAGGTGCTGTGGGAGCGCCAGCCATTTCCTGACAACTACGTGGATCAGCGCTTCCTTGAAGAATTACGGAGGAACGAGGGCCTCCGACACTACCATTACTGGGCTGTGGTGAAGGAAGCAGGCTTTGTGGGGCAGCAGCTGTCCTGTGTGGCCATTTTCATCACCCTCTGGCTCTACATGGAGCAG GGTCTGCTTACCCCTGAGATGCTGTTGGTGACCAGCCTCACCTGTGCGGTGCTGGGTTATGGACTACACCAAGCTTTGACATCACAGGTTGAATCCGGCTGTGAGCCCCGTACTCATCTGGCTGACTTGCAAAGTGCCACCATTTTTCTGTCCTTCACCTTTGGTTTCTCACCAGTTCTTAAGACACTAACAGAATCCGTGAGTACGGACACAGTGTATGCCATGTCTGCTTTGATGTTGCTGGCCCACCTGGTTTCATTCCCTTACGCGCAGCCTTCACCCCCAGGAAGTCTGTCCCTAAATGCAGCTCTGTTTGCCTCAGTGTGTTTAGCCTCGAGGTTGCCTGGGGCCCTTCACACCTTTGCTATGCTCAGCTGTGCCCTGCTGGTGTTTGCCCTGTGGCCATGTCTGCTGCAGAGGCTGAGGGACAAGGCTCCCAGCCACTTCACTGGGGTGTGTGTGGGAATGTGCATTGGAGGAGTAGGAGGTCTGAGCTCCCAGTCTTTTGGTGGGGCTGTGCTGCTGGCACTGGCCCTAGGAAGTGTTACGTTTCTCTGTCCTTTACTACTGGTCAGGCTGCAGAGGCACAAGGACAACATCCAAGGACCCTGGGATGAGGCTGAGATTCATGAAGATCTCATCCACTTccttcaataa
- the pigc gene encoding phosphatidylinositol N-acetylglucosaminyltransferase subunit C isoform X2, whose translation MGPDSAPDPTVPWRKVLWERQPFPDNYVDQRFLEELRRNEGLRHYHYWAVVKEAGFVGQQLSCVAIFITLWLYMEQGLLTPEMLLVTSLTCAVLGYGLHQALTSQVESGCEPRTHLADLQSATIFLSFTFGFSPVLKTLTESVSTDTVYAMSALMLLAHLVSFPYAQPSPPGSLSLNAALFASVCLASRLPGALHTFAMLSCALLVFALWPCLLQRLRDKAPSHFTGVCVGMCIGGVGGLSSQSFGGAVLLALALGSVTFLCPLLLVRLQRHKDNIQGPWDEAEIHEDLIHFLQ comes from the exons ATGGGGCCAGACAGTGCCCCAGATCCAACAGTGCCCTGGCGGAAGGTGCTGTGGGAGCGCCAGCCATTTCCTGACAACTACGTGGATCAGCGCTTCCTTGAAGAATTACGGAGGAACGAGGGCCTCCGACACTACCATTACTGGGCTGTGGTGAAGGAAGCAGGCTTTGTGGGGCAGCAGCTGTCCTGTGTGGCCATTTTCATCACCCTCTGGCTCTACATGGAGCAG GGTCTGCTTACCCCTGAGATGCTGTTGGTGACCAGCCTCACCTGTGCGGTGCTGGGTTATGGACTACACCAAGCTTTGACATCACAGGTTGAATCCGGCTGTGAGCCCCGTACTCATCTGGCTGACTTGCAAAGTGCCACCATTTTTCTGTCCTTCACCTTTGGTTTCTCACCAGTTCTTAAGACACTAACAGAATCCGTGAGTACGGACACAGTGTATGCCATGTCTGCTTTGATGTTGCTGGCCCACCTGGTTTCATTCCCTTACGCGCAGCCTTCACCCCCAGGAAGTCTGTCCCTAAATGCAGCTCTGTTTGCCTCAGTGTGTTTAGCCTCGAGGTTGCCTGGGGCCCTTCACACCTTTGCTATGCTCAGCTGTGCCCTGCTGGTGTTTGCCCTGTGGCCATGTCTGCTGCAGAGGCTGAGGGACAAGGCTCCCAGCCACTTCACTGGGGTGTGTGTGGGAATGTGCATTGGAGGAGTAGGAGGTCTGAGCTCCCAGTCTTTTGGTGGGGCTGTGCTGCTGGCACTGGCCCTAGGAAGTGTTACGTTTCTCTGTCCTTTACTACTGGTCAGGCTGCAGAGGCACAAGGACAACATCCAAGGACCCTGGGATGAGGCTGAGATTCATGAAGATCTCATCCACTTccttcaataa